The DNA window ATACGCAGGGATATATACTCTTACCCCAGTGTCTCCATTTTTGATTGAGGATCCTCCAGTCCAACAGAAAGCAGCTTCACGCCTGTGTCCTGTAGATTATTCTCACTCAGGGTGAGCTCCATAAGACTGTAGTTTGGGATGAGAACGGAGACCAGTGTTGCACAACTTTTCCCTGTGAGTTTACAACCATTCAGTCTGGAAGAAAAATATTGATACAAGTTtacaagtttaagtttattaaAAGCCCAatgtcactgtttacagtctcaaagggctttacatgcccacaggattacaacaaccagagcagggtggcacccccttacttgatcctcatagcgggcaagaaaaaccTCCTCGAAAAAACCCagacgctagggaaaaataggagaagtcttgagaaggaccacagagagaggagaccccttctaggccagccaggcgtgcagtaggtgccaacccagtgggcaaattacaaacaacacagtgataatgaacatgaaaacacaactagtagacagtatgaagaatgacagaacagcatggggctcagggTGgacaacacagccacagcagcacaggaagccacgaagccgcagcagccgtCAGGTCGACGATAAAAATGTTAATAGGAGaaggagaattttaaatgttaataggaggactttaaaatcagccctcttTTTATTCTGTCATGGGACTGGGACGGGACAGGAGTGGTTTTGTGGGGGTGGGATGGACAGGAGTGAAAATCCACTCCTTTGTCACCCTCTAACATACAATagagacaaatacaaaaaaagacagaagcaAACAGCAACTCACAAACCCACTCTATGCATGCCTTGGAAGTAGCATTTGTGACTCTCAAAGACATGATCTTAccccagtttctccagtttacaaagtggattctccagtccagttGAGAGCAACTTCACccctgaatcctgcagattgTTATAACTCAGGTCCATCAGTCTCAGATGGGAGTTTgaactgagaactgaggccagagtTGAACAACTCTTTTCTGTGAGATTACAAGTTCTGAGCCTTTGAGAAAAATAATGACACATCTCAATTTTCTACTAAAtccacacactcttacacatagccaaacacatgcatatagTGTACTCTCCATAAAAACTCAGTATGAAAGATATCCATATTATgatatacactgacataaaatatatatctgTGACAATTACAGGCATGTAATTGCTTTAGTATCAGTACACacggggggagagggggggtcaGTGAAACAAAGTTGTAAAACCTACTTGAGAAATGTATCACCCATGGAATATTTGTTACTGTAAAATATTCAGTTCAGAATGCTAACAGTACAGAACCGGTAGCTGGCAAGTAATGAAAAGCTTGTGCAGGGCAAAGATATAATTTTGAAAAGATTCTTTGGGGCATGAACTTTGAAAAGCTAGCTTTTAATAGGGCTCACTGAATTTCACATAGGCCTCGTAACTCGTAATGTTGGACACAAAATGGAGTTCATATGTATACATACCCACCCATgttaacgcccccccccccccccccacacacacacatacttatacatGTACACACCCATAACACACGAAGACACTTCTGACTTTCACACTCTTTTAGACACACAACATGTAGCATGTTGTAGTGATCTTACCAAAGTATTGACACTTTACAATGTGGATTCatcagtccagcagagagcagtgtcACACCAGAATCCTGCAAGTTATTGTTACTCAGTTGCAGCTCACTCAGACAAGAGAAGTTTgaactgagaactgaggccagtgCTTcgcaacttttctctgtcagcttAGAGTCACTCAGCCTGGGAgagaaataataatatatttagTATTCCAGTTAAACCTCTGTAGCCGACACGATACTTCTCTCTAAAAAGCTGGTGATTAAATGCTTCGGTGATAACACAACTCACTCAGCTTTTCTGGATGACTTGACCACTGCTAGCATCTTCAGAAGACACTCCTCTGAACCATATTTCTTCAAGGTAAATACGTTCAGTGTCTCTTTTGTGGTCAGTAGCACAAAaaccagagctgaccactgagcagAGGAGAGACTCACCCTGGAGAGATGGTTACAGTCACCGCTTACATATTTCTGTACTTCTTCCACTAGAGAATGATCATTTAGTTCATTCAAACAGTGGAAAAGATTGATGGATTGCTCCAGAGAGCGATTCTTCCTGATCTTCTCCTTGATGTATTTGACTAGTTCCTCTTTGCTCTGTGAGCTGCTTTCTGTTTGCATCAGTAAACCTTGTAACAGACTTtgattggactccagtgagagacCCAGAAGGAACtggaggaaaaggtccaggtgtccattCTTATTCTTTAAGGTCTTGTCCACTGCACTCCTCAGTAAGTCTGACATTGTCTCAGTGTTGAAGAGACTGGAAAGTTGATCTGTTTCATCTTTGTTAATGAAggacagcaacacaaacaaagcagcAAGAAACTCCTGAACACTCAGATGAATAAAGGAGTACACCTTGCCCTGGTACAACCCaaactcctctctaaagatctgGGTAGACACTCCTGAGAACAATGATCCCTCTCTGACATCAATACCATGCTCCCTCAGGTCTTCCTCACTGAAGATCAGGTTGCCTTTTTCCAGCTGCTGAAAAGCCAGTTTTCCCAGTGACAGAATGTTCTCTTTATTCCAGTGTGGCCCCCCCTCATGTTCGTCACACTTCGGATTtctctgtttggtctgaaagatcaggaagtgtgtgtacgtTTCAGTCAGAGTATTTGGGATCTCACCAGTCTCTGGTTCGCTTAACATTCTCTCTaaaacagtggctgaaatccaacagaagactggtatgtgggACATGATACATAGGCTCTTTGAtgatttgatgtgtgtgatgatCCTACTGGCCAGAGTCTGGTCACTAATTTTCTTCCTGAAGTACTCCTCTTTCTGAGGGTCACTGAAGCCTTGTATCTCTGTCAGGCGGTCAACACATTCAGGGGGGATGAtgctggctgctgctggtctggaggttatccagatgagggCCGAGGGAAGCAGATTGcctttgatgaggtttgtcagcagAACATCCAATGAGGTTGGTTTTGTTATATCACAGAAGACCTTATTGTTCTCGAAATCCAGAGGAAGTCGACACTCATCCagaccatcaaagatgaacatgaCTTTGTAAGAGAAATAGTCAGTGACTCTTAGTATTTTTGTATCTGGGAAAAACTGACTAAGTAGATCCATCAGACTGAGTTTTATCTCCTGTTTCAAGTTCAGATCCCGAAAGGGAAGTGGAAATATGAAGTGGATATCCTGATTGTCCTTTCCTTTAGCCCAGTCCACAATGAACTTATGCACGGAGACCGTTTTTCCAATACCAGCTGTTCCCCTTGTCAGCACAGTTCTAATGGGTTTGTCCTGCATGCAAACGCGTTTAAAGACATCATAGTATTGTATTCGCACCTCTGTTGTGGCTGGTGTCCTGGATACTCTCTGAATATGTCTGAAATCATGTTCCTTAGTGACCTCTGCACTGTCCCCCTTTATGATGTGAAATTCTGTGTTGATCTCATTAAGCAGCATTGTACTTCTTTGGTTCTCTTTGGTTTCAGAGAAAAAAGGCTGAAACTTTTTCTCCAGATCAATTCTGAGATAATGTTGAATATACGTGATGATCTGAAAGAGTTAAGGTAAAACGAGGGTGAAACACTCAGGTGAAGCCTTTGTATAAAACAGGTgatttacatcaacaaaaacagactgattTGTTTACCATTTAAATGTCACACATTTATCAGTAAAGCATGTAtggtttgattgattgatcttTGGGTATTGATCTTTGCAAAGAAATTCATTGTGGGATATAATTGCAGTCTTGACCTGCAACATACAACATGTCCCTGAGATTTCAGGCAGCGTTTAAATGACTCAGCCACTTTGGTTTCTCACTTATTGTGGAGTAATGGACTGGAAAATTCAGATTAAACTGATCCCAACGCACACATGTTCTGATTGCATGGATGAGATTTTGGATTTGTCTGTGGGGTGAATCAGATTGACAGATTTAAGGCCACTCCATGAGAATTTCATGTATTTAGCCAATACTCACATCAAAATGTGAGAGTATATGTTCAAGAGCTACAGGCTGCTGGAATGATGAAAGAATGTAGTGGTCCAgaagtaaaatgtaaatgtttacatgtgtgttgacTCCACAACATATTCTCAACAACAGGACCATCCCAGACTAGTACAACATATTGCACATTGACGATGCCCTCAACAGCAGGTGATTGTTATTAGTCAAccaagttgttgttttgtatggGACAAGAGTGGCTGGTTCTAAGATGGAGAAAGGCCAGTGTTGGCTCTTTCACATTAGACTAGTAAGACAGATCACCCACAAGTATGACAGAATGTAGACAGAAGGCCCTCAAGAGAGCCAGCAAAATTGTACAGTGCAAGTACTATTACTGTCGTATGAAATAATTCAGTTGGGGACGGTGTATGACTTTATACCCTTCCTGTAGACAGTTCGCTATCCAGGACAGATCAAGCAATTACACCACTAATGGAAGGTTTTGAATTTCATGAAAATTCCTGTACAGATGAATATGACCAGGCTTCATCACAAAAAACGTGCTTTTTTACACAAAAGAAATTATACAAGAGGGTATGAATCATAGTGACAATACTGGTGTGTTGAAAGACCCTGACTTGCctaaagagtgaaaaaaaacctgGATATTACTACAGGCAGTGAAATAGATCTTGTGGGAGAATctgtaaaatgaaagtgaaagcagTCACCAGACTAACATATGATGAACCAGGGCAGGCCAGTGATCAGTCCTTTGTTACTGTACTCAGAGGTGTAATTGTTCCAGTGTGGAAAAGTTCTCTAGAtggcacaaaacaaaaagcttaaACTTCAAACAACTTTGCTTGAGAGGCCAGAAGTTTGTTGGGGACATTTAAGTATTTAGAAGGGGGTTGGTGTAGCCTGGCAAAAATTTTAATTTACTCTTTAAACCTAGCCACTCTAATGTTTCCTACTTATACAGCTGATAAAGTTAGGCATAAGATAACAATCATGTAATTGGCAAGAGATAACCAGCACTTACTCACCTGAATCCAAATGGCTGAAGAATGATTGTCCTGCAATATGTGTGGAACAGAGAGTGGATAAACCTGTTAAAGATGAAGAGAGTTCAGTTTTTTCCATGTAATTAAGACATTTCCAGATGTCAGTATGTGAAAccaaatatgtatttgtgtagtcTGGAATAGGTTGTGTAGTCTGTAATACAAAccatattattttataattatgaACGTGGTAAGGAATTTCGACCTAATGTTCCAACAATAACATTCAGTTTATGCCAGCTTTACTTCAACAATGGCTCTGCTGTAAATCGTTCCTGTTTATTTAGCAAGTCATCCTACTTGCCATATCTTTGACAAGCTGGACTTGACAAACAGAGGTTtactgaaaaacatttgaacagGAAAAGCAGAAGGGCATACTATATAGTGTTCTGAATTAATAGGGATACTCTAAGTTATTGTACAGCACTGCATTACACAGTTCCCCTACACTGAGGCTGCCAGTTTAAATTTCACTGTTACACCACCTTCTGGGTCAGGTGTCACATAGAACACAAATGGAAATGTTActtccgggggggggggggggggggggaggggggggtcaaACAGGGTACCTCACTTGCTATTGCATTCCAGTAACACAGCAACGAGGAAATTGGATTAGCTTTAAAGGGTggcaacccagtgggcaaattacaaacaacacagcgataatgaaaatgaatacactACAAGTAGACGATATAAAGAATGATAAGACAGGATGGGGCTCAGTcggggtggacgacacagccacagcagcgcaggaagccacgaagccgcagcagccgtCAGGTCGACGATAAAGAGAGAGacgacagggagggaggggggaagggggggggcacacaaatgaaataaggaAGATGAAAACAAGTGGTAGCTGCCATCAGCAATGGCTTATAGTTGTGGTGACAGAGTGTCTCAGAGTTTACACAtcactttttatttatgtgaaaACAAAGTCCACCTCCACAAGTCTTATTGGACACTGAGACCTCTCTGCCTGTGCAGAAAGAGCCCATTTAGCTGAGCGTCCATGTTAGGATTCATATTtccattaaaatattaaacaacaaTCCCTCAACACACGCTGGGGTCGTCAGTTGCAGTCTGAGATAGTCAAATTTGGTGTCCACAGAGCCAATGTCTGAGAGGAGAATGGAGTTAGTCTTCAGCCTTGCATGCATTGTAGCCTGCTGTCCAcacttcctttttcttctcacaaCTCTTACTGTGCCACAGTATCATGGCCTGCTCCGTGCTGCATTCCCACATTACACAGTTTATGTGTTGATAGTTATCTGCTAGGATGTGCTTCAAAACCTAGATTCTAGCAAGGTCTGGCAGTCATAGGCATGTGCACTGGTGTTTCAGACGCACATGTCTGGTGAAGGATTTGAAgatttcaaacacaaaacaacatttaaaccTATTCTTGTTGGATGTTCTTATGCATCAGTGGGATGGCACTACAACTGTTACTATTATACTATCCCCAGTTCTCCATATGGAAGTAAAAGATGGTTTGGCTGAACATTTCATGTCTCTGCGGAAGCGTTCACATTAAATCTGATCCATAATGAACCTCTGTTGTACAGCTGAGAGAAGGTGTACAACAGAACACACCTTTAATGATAATTTGGAATAAGGAGTATAGGAACAAACCTGGGGTGCATTCTGATGACTCTGAGTAGACTGATCATTGGAAATTTGTAATTTCTCCTGCTGAGGCCTGTAGGTAAGAGACAACatataaagaaagaaactcaaACAGCTGCTAATGGGGAACATCCTTCTTTTGTTCTGAAGCATTTTCCCCAGAAGGTTTTGAATGTGATACACAGAAATTCCCAGTAATATTTTAGGGAGATGGGAGATTCTGAAGCGTTGACTTAGAGATTGTTTTCTGCCACAATCAATAAAACAGCAATTTCTTTCTCCAAAATAAGGTGACTGAGAAGCCATTAATGTATGTCAGTAATATTTATAGTTCATGTTGTGACTACATGATGAATAATACACATACTCTTCTGCTAGCCACAATGGAAAACGTAAACTGAACAATGGAAAACgtaaactgaacaataataaATTGGGACTAGGCGACAGTCCattgccccaaggcatgctgggaaggtCCGcccatctccccccccccccaacacgcatcacaatataccactttaatatgagaATGTATGTCTGATCAACACCcataataataatgaggacagctgctgatagcatgctgacaATGTTAAGGTAAACAGTACTGCCAAAGCATTAGCATATGAATCTAGTCATTTGATGTGAAATAATCTGATATGTTAATTTgatataaaataatttattgtgccaaatgaaactttttgactattaagatatatTGATGGTGGATAAATGCTAGTGACTTATTAACcaatatctgatggggctgacaggtataaatgctggctgatggagaagacaaagaaagcTAAGTAACCAGTGAGATCAGAGACATAACAGTACACATAAATAcaggatcactatttggcaagcaacaggtgactgttgcactttttatctaatgtgttataacaACTTATTAATCATTTACAACGTGTTCACAACCCAATTCATgcactaattataaaccattcacaaaccctttataagggtagtcttattgtaacgTGGTACCAAAAACCTGAATCTGATATTCAGTGTTTAAAcaaatcaggtgtgtttgtacATGACCGGAGAAAAAGTATACATATCTTTCAGTCCTGAAGGAAGGAGATTGCTTTACCTGTCTATGCCCTTAAGCTATGGGAGTCATACCTACCTCAGATCAGTAGATCTGTTGCACATGACTAGAGAAAAAGCATACATATCTTGCAGTCCTGAAGGACAGGGATTGCTCATCTATGCCAAACCTTGGGAATCATACTTACCTCAGATCAGTAGATCTGCCTCCTTTGCTTATGTTGCCTGGAGTTGTCATTGTTCAGTCACTCTCAGATGACACTCTGCTGCGATCAGattttttctgatttcttctGCTGAACTCTGTCAGACAAATGCACCTCCAGTCAATGTAAGTGGAAACGGAGTTTCCATATGCATCGAATCAGAATGCATtcatttgtgaaatgaaaataaataaccaaacagaagaaaaaatggTAAAAAAGAATTGGTTTGGCAAGAGTAAAACTGATCCAAGATCAATAGTGTAAGTCAGATGTAACAGTAAATGATTTGGGAATGGAGTGAGAGTCTAATTTGACCAAGATTAACTGCTTTTATGTCTTTACAAATAACACAGAGGCTAGGACATCTAGACTGACCTCACAGGtgttttgctcttcattttcatcagacAACTAAATGAGCATATGTTCTTTTATCTAGTGTCTGCTGTAGTAAGACGGAACAGTATTTCTGGGAAGAATGCTCATTAACAAGTACACTGAAAGTTTGATAACATAGGGATggcaaagaaaaatgagagcAGAGGCCAAATTAAGTCTTGTGTGAATGCTTGTGTGAATGCTTGTGTGAATGCTTTCATCCAACATCTGGAATATGGCAGATGACATTGCTCTTGTACTCTAGCCATGTTCTTAACACagttatccccccccccccccgccaaaaaaaTACTCTGCcatctgcaaaatgaaaacGGTGTTCATTTCAGCCATGTAAATAGTGGAGGTGTTTGGGATTGCTGATGTGATATTTGGATGGAtccaaatgcattaaaatgaagCAGAAATATAACAGACGTCTTCATCCCTCAATAGCTCTCATTTCAGGGTTTCAGAGCATTGAGATTGTAAGGACCtttatgtaagaaaaaaaaaggaactgcacacacacacacacacacacatacacacacacacgcaaacacacacacacacacacacatacacacacacacacacacacacacacacacagacacagagcctACAGTAGTTTACCACTGAAGCGTCAAAGGCGAGGGCTAGAGTACATAAACGTGATATCTGATTATAACGTCGTTAAATCAATCGAATCTAGTTTGCTTAGGTGAAAATAAGAGAAGATGGTCAATATCTTAGTAGCAAGGAAGTGCGCATAGAGACATTTCTGGGTATAATTTGTCATACATCTGTTGAAATCATAAATAtaacaatggggaaaaaatttTGTCTGCCCTTATACTGATTTGTAAATTTGTTGTTGGCAAGTTGTAATACATAGGCTTTACAACTATGTATTACAACTTGCCAACAACAAATTTACAAATCAGTATAAGATTTCAGTGGGCGTGTTagatttatgtttaaaatgtcaCCACACACTTACCGGTACTTTACCGTTTCATCCACGGCCACATTCCATGAAAAGAAAACCTTTTCCCATTTGATCTCCCTATCCCTCAGTTTCTCAGACCTCAGtaattttgtgtttcttttctgagGAACAGTGATAAACCCAACAAGTTGTATTCTTTTGCAGCGGCTGGCAATTTTCTCTAGTAATAATATGGATCCTGTGGAAATCACTTTTACTTTCACTCTGGTGCCAACCAGTTTACTCAGATCAGGCAGTAACCTGACACTGGAGGTGGGGTTTAGTAGCTGGTGTCATTGTTTGATGGTTCTACAGGTGATGTGATTTGGTCACAatcaacatcaaaacaaactttaaaaaaatgtctcagtATGCTAAAAATGCTCCTGAAATAACCTTAGTATGATTAATTTATTGCTTAATTGTGATCGTTGATTGGTTGTTCAGACGCGAGTTAAGTTTAGGTTCTGTCTTTCAGTCAGTGCTCTGCATTGTGGGCATGTGTGTTATTTAATGCTGCAAGATGCGGCTTTCCCTAGCTATATCTCTAATGATTTAAACTACTTAGTTTACCTTTTATTAGTGAATACAATTACAGTACAGTGCTTCTCAAGATATAACACACTCATATCACTTATGCTGTTTATTCATGGGCAGGAACTGCACtagtaatgtctgtgtgttgatggGTGTTCGTTGTTACTATTCATAGACCACAGACCAGATCAGGGTGAACATGTGGATGCTTTGTCAAAGCTCTTAAATCTCCAACCAGAGTCCCGTGTCCTTCCGAGCACTACACAAACCACTATTTGAAGACACGCCTGCTGCCTGGCATATGGACCATTTTCTCCACTTCCTCCTTCGGTCTCTTACTGGAGTCCAGTCAGTCTTTCTCAGAAGAGCTACTGACACAGCAGAGGTTCAGCTCACAGCTCAAAGaggaaatcaaatcaaatagaTCAAGGAGAAGATCCAAGACAATCTATTTTCAGAGACATCCTTCAGTCTGTTTCACTGCCTGAATGAGCTCAGTGACCACTCTCTTGTTGAGAAAGTGAGGAGCTATGTGTGGCAATACTTTCTCTTGCTCAGTGAGGTCAGCCCTGGTCAGTCTATCCTCATACCCCTTCTGTAACAGACATGGGTGGGGTTTCGATGAATGAGGTGGGGCAGAATGGCCCCTCGCTTGttgggaagaagagaaaagactCATGAGACAGATTTAAAGCCCCTTGCTCTCTTACTGTCCTGTTTCCTTTAAACTGCAGTCAAGAGAAAtaaggaacaaaacaacaaattccCTGAACTGGCTTCAGACAAGATTTATTCACGTTTCAAACATGCACAACAACAGTTGGTCAGCGGTACTGATTCCAGGGCAGATTGCTCACTCACTTCCTTGTTTTGAGTACTACAGTTAAAATTGCACTACTGGTCTGTATATATAGACAAACTTTGATCAAAATCTCAGACAGTGCTACAACCACCTTCCTgacccatatatatatgtgtatatatatatatatatatatatatatgagagagagagagaagtggagagggggaaacagagagacacactgctgtAAATGATATGGTTTGGCATGTATTCTGCTGTCCAAATAAACGTCTCCTCCAAGAACCTGTTGTGGAGAAGCAGGCTCCTACATTCTTCCTGTACATTTGTTTTGGCAGCGACACGTGCGTCTTTAacactttcacaaacacacccgTAACAGCACAAAACAGTACTGAACATTCTGTGACcaacattgtttttaaacacGAATGTGCATCAGACATTTCAAATTCAGTGTCTTATCTTCACATCTCAGGTGAATTATTACTAAAAATCTACTCAGCTACTGTTTTAACATATCTGAATATTaagcaaaaaaacagagtttaGATTAAAATTGAATGACAGATGAGGAACATTCACAGAGAGACTCATTTACTAAAgactcatttactcatttactAAAGACTCATTAACTAAAGACTCATTTACTAAAGACTCATTTACTAAAGACTCATTTATTAAAGACTCATTTACTAAAGACTCATTTACTAAAGACTCATTTACTGAAGACTCATTTACTAAAGACTCTTTTACTAAAGACTCATTTACTAAAGACTCATTTACTAAAGACttctttgtttaaatattatgtaCATCCAGCATATAGCTGTTTCTGCTCctgtaaataatttaaatttctctctcgGTTTAAATCACTGTATAAAATATATGACGAAACAGAGCCTTGAATTTCAACATGCTGATTCACAgcagggcggcacggtggcgctgtcacctcacagcaagagggtcttGGCTTTGATTCCCCatcgggtggccagggtcctttctgtgtggagtttgcatgttcttcccgtgtctgcgtgggtttcctcccacagtccaaagacatgcagatttgcgaattggagacactaaattgcccctatgtatgattgtgtgtgtgagtgtgtttgtctgtgtgtctgcccggtgatggactggtgacctatccagggtgtttccctgcctttcaccctatgagcgctgggataggccccgcgaccctaatcaggataagcggcttagataatgagtgagtgattcaCAGCAAGTAAGAATCacaactacattttttttttttcataatttctaCAATTCCAAATGTTCATAAagagtctgtttctctttggtATGCTATCAAGCAGATTTGGAATGAAACAACTCCTCACATGCACTACTCgagtttcacaaataaaaatgagaaatgattctAAAGTTCTAAAATTACATTTGCTGCAAAAACGCGTCTCTTTCTTAGAATTCCATGTCATGAAGATGCCCGCTAAAACACTTCCACTGCAGTGTAAACAGACCTCTGATGCATGAGGTTGTTCTGTCTGAGGAATATTCCCACAGTTCGAGCCAATTTGAGGTCTTTTTGCCCTGGCAGAACACTGTGTTTATGTAGGCAGGCTCTGGATATGGGTGTAcctgtgagactgtgtgtcagaggtgatgtgacagacagagcagaaagaaTTCTCACACTCCTCTACTGACTGTCCATGTCTGTGCTTTGGTTATTTTAACTCCAGTCCCCAGGCACTACTTCCCGTCTAATGAACCGAAATGTTccactctgttgtgtgtgtgtgtgcgtgtgtgtgtgtgtgtggtcattgaCTCCTGAAGAGGTCACAGGCTATTTGGATGTGTTTACGTATTGATGGTGGGCtgtccacacacagactgtgccTACCTGGTCCAAAGTCCCTGAGGAGGATGGCTAAAAACTTTAAGTCAAGATAAGTCAAAAACTTTATTTGGCTTATTGAAGTCTTACTCTTAGACTCCCATTTAAAGAGTTTTATCTGTCAAACAGCCTTGCGAATTCTTTCTGCTACC is part of the Chanos chanos chromosome 13, fChaCha1.1, whole genome shotgun sequence genome and encodes:
- the LOC115826587 gene encoding NACHT, LRR and PYD domains-containing protein 3-like, whose product is MLLNEINTEFHIIKGDSAEVTKEHDFRHIQRVSRTPATTEVRIQYYDVFKRVCMQDKPIRTVLTRGTAGIGKTVSVHKFIVDWAKGKDNQDIHFIFPLPFRDLNLKQEIKLSLMDLLSQFFPDTKILRVTDYFSYKVMFIFDGLDECRLPLDFENNKVFCDITKPTSLDVLLTNLIKGNLLPSALIWITSRPAAASIIPPECVDRLTEIQGFSDPQKEEYFRKKISDQTLASRIITHIKSSKSLCIMSHIPVFCWISATVLERMLSEPETGEIPNTLTETYTHFLIFQTKQRNPKCDEHEGGPHWNKENILSLGKLAFQQLEKGNLIFSEEDLREHGIDVREGSLFSGVSTQIFREEFGLYQGKVYSFIHLSVQEFLAALFVLLSFINKDETDQLSSLFNTETMSDLLRSAVDKTLKNKNGHLDLFLQFLLGLSLESNQSLLQGLLMQTESSSQSKEELVKYIKEKIRKNRSLEQSINLFHCLNELNDHSLVEEVQKYVSGDCNHLSRVSLSSAQWSALVFVLLTTKETLNVFTLKKYGSEECLLKMLAVVKSSRKAELSDSKLTEKSCEALASVLSSNFSCLSELQLSNNNLQDSGVTLLSAGLMNPHCKVSILWLRTCNLTEKSCSTLASVLSSNSHLRLMDLSYNNLQDSGVKLLSTGLENPLCKLEKLGLNGCKLTGKSCATLVSVLIPNYSLMELTLSENNLQDTGVKLLSVGLEDPQSKMETLGLNRCNLTEKSCGALASVLRSNSSSLRLLHLTNNNLQDSGMKLLSAGLGDPHCKLETLWLWNNSITQEGFVALVSALRSNPSHLRELDLSESKPGDSGVKQLTALLKDPNCKLEKMMLYKCDITEKGCTVLASALSSNSFLRELNLNGNNLQDAGVKLLSAGLKNQHCKLKLLGLSGCNLTEKSGAALASVLSSDSSSLILLNLSNNSLQDSGVTLLSAGLEDAHCKLETLNLCNCSITEKGCSALASALQSNPSHLRELDMRQNKPGDSGVKLLSALLENPHCKLETLP